In the Leptospira neocaledonica genome, TCTATTAAAATGAGGGGGTAAGTAAATTTCAGTAGGAGCGTCCGAATTCCTTCCTTTCCAAACTACTAAGATAAATCTTTTATCTCCGAAGTATCTTGTTCCATTCTGAACGGTTTTGATAGCAGCCCAAGCAAATATATTATTCCAAGTATCGAATCCGATCGCATTATAATGTGAACTGATTGCTCGCCCTTGGATCTTCCTTACATAGGCTCTTTGGATCACATGATAATCCATATTGAAGTTTGTTCCGTAATTTCCGATTACAGAGAAGTCTTCATTATTCCAAGCATCCTTGGTAGTGATCAGATTCGAACTGTTCCCGTTCATATATTCATTATGTTTATCATAATAATAATCCCAATGCCATTGTGTTCCGGATATGATAGGGTTGTAAAAGTCTGCGAATCTAGTCTTGGTCGATTGGGTCTTATCTGAAATTTCCATGGCTTGGTAGACAGCATTGATCATTCTCGGCGTATCTTTTGCTCCAACACCTTTTAACCACATCCCGAATTCACTTAAGAAGGATGGAATATTCAAAAACCTTGCCTCTTTTCGAATCTCGTCCAAGTATTTGAAATATGTGGCATTGTCTATACCGGTCAGATCTGTTCCCATTCTTCCAGCATCATAAAAGTGAGAATTGAATGCGAATCCCTCTCCCGGCAACGTTGTCAAATGTCCTCCACCCGTTGCAGGAGCTACTACACCTACATTTGTGTTCCAAAATACCAAAGGTTCCGCGAATACTAGTTTATTCTGCCATCCATTTTGAGTAAGAGTTTCCCTTACTTTTCTATAAAAAGGCCAAAGTTTTTGATTGTCCCATTGGGCGGGACTTAAACCTTCCATTCCTCCATCTACAGGTTCGTTAAAAGGATCTAATCCAACTATATAGTCGAATTCTTCAGAACTTAATTTTTCTTTAATATACGCGGTTGTCTTTCCAATTTGCCAGAGATATTCTGTCTGCACATATCTTGTTCCGGATGAAGTTGAAATGGCTGTGTTGTTCCAGAAATTACGGAAACCTTTGCGGACCGCCTCGTTTGTAAGATTGTTCTGACTCCAAGTCGCGCAGATAATCCCGCAATATTCGGAAGGATAAGAACTCCCGGAGATAATCCAAGAAGGGGCACCATTTCCGGTATGCCAGGAGTTTTTATTAAATAAATGCCTGGAATAAAGATCCTGGTGATAATCTAACAGGATATACATCTTTTTTGAAATAGCTTTTCTCATTTGAGAAATGACAGCATCCAAATAAGAATAATTGATCGTGTTCACAGAAGGATGAGTTCCTTCCCAAGCAATCGTGAATCGGATCATATTGGATCCGGTGGTCTTACCCAATCTATTAAACGCAATCTCCGCATCCGAATCGTTTGCAAAAGGTTTGAAACCGTGTTGAACAAGTTTTACATTTCCTGAGATATTGAACCCGCGGAAGGAAACTTCTCTCCCTAAACCATCCAAGAAAATTTTATCAGTGACTCCGTTATAAGTTTTGTCTCCAACTAAAATCTTCCTTTCCAATTCGTTGTATGTATAATCCAAGCTATGGGTATTAGAAATAGTGTGATTTGATTCCAAAATGGAATATGCAGATCCAGAATTC is a window encoding:
- a CDS encoding glycosyl hydrolase family 5, which gives rise to MKRIQKYIIGLGAICIFACSPEKNISPELIGLLGDQPNPNSGSAYSILESNHTISNTHSLDYTYNELERKILVGDKTYNGVTDKIFLDGLGREVSFRGFNISGNVKLVQHGFKPFANDSDAEIAFNRLGKTTGSNMIRFTIAWEGTHPSVNTINYSYLDAVISQMRKAISKKMYILLDYHQDLYSRHLFNKNSWHTGNGAPSWIISGSSYPSEYCGIICATWSQNNLTNEAVRKGFRNFWNNTAISTSSGTRYVQTEYLWQIGKTTAYIKEKLSSEEFDYIVGLDPFNEPVDGGMEGLSPAQWDNQKLWPFYRKVRETLTQNGWQNKLVFAEPLVFWNTNVGVVAPATGGGHLTTLPGEGFAFNSHFYDAGRMGTDLTGIDNATYFKYLDEIRKEARFLNIPSFLSEFGMWLKGVGAKDTPRMINAVYQAMEISDKTQSTKTRFADFYNPIISGTQWHWDYYYDKHNEYMNGNSSNLITTKDAWNNEDFSVIGNYGTNFNMDYHVIQRAYVRKIQGRAISSHYNAIGFDTWNNIFAWAAIKTVQNGTRYFGDKRFILVVWKGRNSDAPTEIYLPPHFNRNDIVLITEKRIYNKQIPGTFLQESNEAILTDDRNRESGSGNLALIWDDPDPDEDMNETIHYALLVDGLGTTFDIQALQTIQAGLNIRIQNEKKSPIYFTGKMTYGGYPAEQ